The Eleginops maclovinus isolate JMC-PN-2008 ecotype Puerto Natales chromosome 3, JC_Emac_rtc_rv5, whole genome shotgun sequence genome includes a region encoding these proteins:
- the scgn gene encoding secretagogin: protein MLTKQASKQCNTTCLLTNSATQLVSSLLGRQLTLPFLIKMDTAFDNLDAAGFLEIWQHFDADDNGYIEDKELDDFFRHMMKKISPKDKVTEERVQRLKQRFMSAYDETADGKLQIQELANMILPEDENFLLIFHREATLDNSVDFMKIWRKYDVDCSGYISARELKAFLKDLFQNHQKEVSSDKLEEYTDTMMKIFDKNKDGSLDLNDLARILALEENFLLQFQMDACGKDERKRDFTKIFEHYDVSKTGALEGPEVDGFVKDMMGLVRPNLTGPELDKLRGVLLRHCDVNKDGKIQRNELALCLGVKHKLS, encoded by the exons ATGTTAACCAAGCAGGCATCTAAACAGTGCAACACAACTTGTCTCCTCACAAACAGTGCAACACAACTTGTCTCCTCACTCCTCGGTCGACAGCTTACTTTGCCTTTTCTTATCAAAATGGACACTGCTTTTGATAACCTGGATGCAGCTGGTTTCCTGGAAATCTGGCAACACTTTGATGCAGATG ATAATGGCTACATTGAGGATAAAGAGCTTGATGACTTTTTCCGTCACATGATGAAGAAAATAAGTCCAAAG GATAAAGTGACTGAAGAGAGGGTCCAGAGGCTTAAGCAAAGGTTTATGTCCGCCTACGATGAAACTGCTGATGGGAAACTACAGATTCAGGAA TTGGCCAATATGATCCTCCCTGAAGATGAGAACTTCCTGTTAATTTTCCACAGAGAAGCTACGCTGGACAACAGCGTTGACTTTATGAAG ATATGGAGGAAGTACGATGTTGACTGCAGCGGCTACATATCAGCTCGGGAGCTCAAG GCTTTCCTGAAAGATCTCTTTCAAAATCATCAAAAGGAAGTGTCATCTGATAAACTGGAGgaatacacagacacaatg ATGAAAATCTTTGACAAAAATAAGGATGGCTCTCTGGACTTGAATGACTTGGCCAG GATCTTGGCTTTAGAGGAGAATTTCCTTCTCCAGTTCCAAATGGAT GCATGCGGGAAAgacgagagaaagagagacttTACGAAGATCTTTGAACATTACGATGTT AGTAAGACTGGAGCGCTGGAGGGTCCAGAGGTGGACGGCTTTGTCAAAGACATGATGGGCCTGGTCAGG CCCAATCTCACAGGTCCTGAGCTGGACAAGCTGCGAGGCGTTCTGCTGCGTCACTGTGATGTCAACAAGGACGGAAAGATCCAGAGAAATGAGCTGGCTCTGTGTCTGGGAGTCAAACATAAACTCAGTTAA